TCCAGATCATCGAGCTCCGCGATGATCGCTCTGGCTTCCGTGTAGTCGCCGAGGGCCGCGTGGCACTTCGCGGTCCGGACCAGCACGAGACCCAGCTCCTCATCACTCAGCGAGTCGCCGAGGTCATCCACGGTCGCCTGGGTGAAGTAGCCGAGCGCGTCACTGTAGTTGTCGGACTCCAGATACAGATCGCCCAGACGCATGGCGGTGAGGGCCGCATCGCGCGCGCTCCTCGACGCCATCGCCCGGCGGAACGCCTCGAGCATCTCGCGTTCGAATCTGTCGTCCGGTCGCTCGTCAGCCACTGGTCCGGTCCTCGTGCCAACGGTACGGCTTGAAGCCGCGTTACCTCGCGAAGAACATGACGGTCATGATGTTGACGAAGATCCTGATCCCGGTGCCGAGATCCGGCGTTCCGGTCTGAGCCCTCTCGAGCCCATGATCCCCGCCGCCACCAGCTACGCCCTCGTCGGGATCCGGCTCGTCCGGGTCCCCTGCGACAGGTGATGTATTGCCCCAACGATCATCGTCCCCGTTGAAGCCGCCGCCGGAGTCCTTGTGGAGGACGCCGGTCAGCTCCCCGTCGCTGTCCGCGAGGCTCACCTGGACACCCGCGCCGGCCGCGCCGGCCAGTGCGCCCAGGCAGAGCGCGAGGACCACAAGCAGGGCTATGGTCTTCCTGCGGTTCACGGTGCTCCTCCTTGTGGTACTGCACGAACTGTGGATCAGATACGGTCCATCCGCCGGCAAGATGCGCCTGTGCACCCGCCGGCGGCGGGTCGACGCACGGAAAGAGGGGTTTGTCCGGTAGGGGGTCTACCTTCTTCCACCCCTATTGTATCACCGTCCGTTCGAGCCCGTCAACGCAGAACAGGAGTTCGATTATTGATTGTCGGTCATTCCTGATCATCGGCCCCCGTGAGCCGGACGCCGGTGTGTTCCGCTCTCCCCTCTTCAGATGCCCCACCAGCCGGCAGGTTGGCGAGAACCTGCTCGATCAGGGCGTGGAGCGTCCTCTCGAAGATCCTGCGCCCCTTCTCCTCGCCCGCGGCTTCGGGCCGTCCCTCAGCACCCGAGCGCCCGGGCGTCCGGGCCGTCCCGATGCCCTCGGGGTAGGCGTGGTAGCGGGTCTCAAGCTCCTCGCCGGGGCCTCCCTCCGCCCTGTCGGTCCTCACGAGCTCGGGCCTGAGGTAGAGCATCAGCGACGTCTCAACCTCCCCGGCGTGCTCGACACCGTCCTGTGCGTCGAGCAGGTCGCTCACATCTGTCCAATATGGGAAGAGCACGAAGAGCCTGCAAGCGCCGTCGACGAGCAGCGGGCGGGCCGCCTCCTTGATCGCCTCGTGATGTGCGAAGCTGAACCCGTCCGCGGCGCAGCCGTGCGCCGTCACGACATAGAATGTCCGGAAGCCGTGGCGCGTCCAGTCCTCAAGGAGCGACCTGAGCGACGACCGCAGCGCGTCGAACGAGAACCCCGCAGTGCCCGGCATGTGCCTGTCGCACGGGAGGTTGACACCGTAGGCCAGGGGCGGAGACACGGGAACGCCGGTCTCGGCAGCGATGGCGTCCGCGTACGCCTGTGCGATGATCGCGTCGGTCGCGAGCGGCATGTGTCGTCCGTGCTGTTCGCAGGTGCCGATGGGGATGATGAGGCCGTCGTGCCGGTTCAGGTAGTCGCCGACCTCTTCCCACGTCATGTCTCCGAGTCGCATCACACGCATCTCCGTGGTTCGCCCGCAGGGGCTCGGTCCGCTTGGGGAATCGCTCGGGAACCTGTACAATCTTGCAGCACCACTGCCCGGGAGGCAACACGTGGATCAAGAGCGACCGGACCTGAAGAACCTCTCGCTCGAGGGTCTCGAGGAGCTCCTCAAAGCAATGGGAGAGCCCCGATACCGCGCGGACCAGATCGCAGCATGGGTGTTCCCGCGCGGCGTGACGAGCTTCGAGGCGATGACCGACCTGTCGAAGGACCTCCGGCACAGACTCGGCGAGCAGGCGCGCATAACGGGCTCCGAGATCGTTCGTTCCGAGAGGTCGCAGCTCGACGGAACGGAGAAGCTCCTGCTCGCATATGAAGACGGTGCGCGGGTCGAGGCCGTCCTGCTGCGCGACAGCGACCGCACGACCGGCTGCATCTCGACGCAGGTCGGCTGTCGTCTCGGCTGCACGTTCTGCGCGACGGGAGCGATGGGCTTCGAGCGCGACCTGACCGCTGCCGAGATCATCGAGCAGATCCAGGCGCTCCGCAGGAGCGCTGAGCCGGACAGACTCGACAACGTCGTCTTCATGGGGATGGGCGAACCGCTTGACAACTACGACGCGACCCTTCGGGCCGTCAGGACAGCCAACGCGCCGTGGGGTTTGGGGATCGGCGCCCGGAGGATGACGATCTCGACCGCCGGTCTCGTGC
This sequence is a window from Candidatus Effluviviaceae Genus V sp.. Protein-coding genes within it:
- the rlmN gene encoding 23S rRNA (adenine(2503)-C(2))-methyltransferase RlmN, with the protein product MSPSRITRISVVRPQGLGPLGESLGNLYNLAAPLPGRQHVDQERPDLKNLSLEGLEELLKAMGEPRYRADQIAAWVFPRGVTSFEAMTDLSKDLRHRLGEQARITGSEIVRSERSQLDGTEKLLLAYEDGARVEAVLLRDSDRTTGCISTQVGCRLGCTFCATGAMGFERDLTAAEIIEQIQALRRSAEPDRLDNVVFMGMGEPLDNYDATLRAVRTANAPWGLGIGARRMTISTAGLVPGIRRLADEGLQVNLALSLNAPDQELRAKLMPIAERYPLPELIGALKEYVRKVGRLITLEYVLLGGINDTQACADGLADLAGGLLCKVNLICYNEIENVPFSPPDDQTQEMFYARLRRRCPTVVRRISRGSDIAAGCGQLRIRKTD